From the genome of Verrucomicrobiia bacterium, one region includes:
- a CDS encoding transposase codes for MVWATIERRPLLPKPAAARLSAHLHEHAHKKGIYMKINFVNADHTHVLVDLPVGKAIDEVVQLLKGESSHWVNESNLIAGKFGWQRGYGAFSVSHSGVNEVCAYIARQEEHHRKKTFSEELRQFVERYGLAWQEEENR; via the coding sequence ATGGTTTGGGCAACAATCGAGCGGCGTCCGCTTTTGCCAAAACCGGCGGCAGCAAGGTTGTCAGCGCATTTGCACGAGCATGCCCACAAGAAAGGCATCTACATGAAGATCAACTTTGTCAATGCTGACCACACCCACGTGCTGGTGGACTTGCCCGTCGGCAAGGCGATTGATGAAGTAGTGCAATTGCTAAAAGGTGAATCATCGCACTGGGTGAACGAAAGCAACCTGATTGCAGGCAAGTTCGGGTGGCAACGCGGTTATGGCGCTTTTTCCGTTTCCCATTCCGGGGTGAACGAGGTGTGCGCTTATATCGCCCGACAGGAAGAGCATCACCGGAAAAAGACTTTCTCCGAAGAATTAAGGCAATTTGTCGAACGCTATGGATTAGCATGGCAAGAGGAGGAAAACCGTTGA
- a CDS encoding NADH-quinone oxidoreductase subunit I, translating to MIIKRKPLSLWERLYLPAIIGGFKVTLRHFFKKKVTMQYPEEKWVVPAGYRGAPYLVRDQEGNTKCVSCQLCEFVCPPKAIKITPPGPAGELADRPNAEKMPKEFEINMLRCIFCGFCQEVCPEEAIFLQKDYSLTGTNRKEMIYNKEKLLDLGGTHAGVQKWKHKLEEAKAQEDFPVKV from the coding sequence ATGATCATTAAACGCAAACCTTTAAGTCTCTGGGAACGGTTGTACCTGCCGGCCATCATTGGCGGCTTCAAAGTCACGCTGCGTCACTTCTTCAAGAAAAAGGTGACCATGCAATATCCCGAGGAAAAATGGGTGGTGCCCGCCGGGTACCGGGGCGCGCCGTATCTGGTGCGCGATCAGGAAGGCAACACCAAGTGCGTGAGCTGCCAGCTTTGCGAATTTGTCTGTCCGCCCAAGGCCATCAAAATCACGCCGCCCGGTCCGGCGGGAGAACTGGCGGATCGTCCGAACGCGGAGAAAATGCCGAAGGAATTCGAGATCAACATGCTGCGCTGTATCTTCTGTGGTTTCTGCCAGGAAGTCTGTCCGGAGGAAGCCATCTTTCTGCAAAAGGATTATTCCCTGACCGGCACGAACCGGAAGGAAATGATTTACAACAAGGAAAAACTCCTCGACTTGGGCGGCACCCACGCAGGCGTCCAGAAATGGAAACACAAACTGGAAGAAGCCAAGGCGCAGGAAGATTTTCCGGTAAAAGTTTGA
- a CDS encoding NADH-quinone oxidoreductase subunit J gives MAIPDFLFYLFAAATLIFGALVIANPFSRNPVTSAMFLVLTIVSLAGLFVLLRAFFLAAVQVIVYAGAVMVLFLFVIMLLDLKEEERRRVKLAGLVAGVVSVGAIVALFVRSLLASSPGQDLPAPTAVGDTAALGKLLFTNYLLPFEIVSILLLVAMVGVILLSKKDLK, from the coding sequence ATGGCCATCCCTGATTTCTTATTCTATCTCTTCGCGGCGGCTACGCTGATCTTCGGCGCACTGGTCATCGCGAATCCGTTCAGCCGTAATCCGGTCACGAGCGCGATGTTTCTGGTGCTGACGATTGTCTCGCTCGCCGGATTGTTCGTCTTGTTGCGGGCCTTCTTCCTTGCGGCGGTGCAGGTGATTGTTTATGCGGGCGCGGTCATGGTGTTGTTTCTCTTTGTCATCATGCTGCTGGATTTGAAGGAAGAGGAACGCCGCCGAGTCAAGCTGGCCGGGTTGGTGGCGGGCGTGGTTTCCGTGGGCGCCATTGTGGCTTTGTTCGTGCGCTCGCTGCTCGCGTCGTCGCCGGGCCAGGATTTGCCCGCCCCGACCGCCGTTGGCGACACCGCCGCGCTGGGCAAACTGTTGTTCACCAATTACCTGTTGCCGTTCGAGATCGTTTCCATCCTGCTCCTGGTGGCCATGGTGGGGGTGATTCTCCTGAGTAAAAAAGATTTGAAATAA
- the nuoK gene encoding NADH-quinone oxidoreductase subunit NuoK: MNVGLEHYLVVSALLFALGLLGVITRRNLLVMYMSLELMLNAANLALVSFSRFNDNLDGQMVVFFVITVAAAEVAVGLALIVALYRKRRSAHVEDLTSLRN; the protein is encoded by the coding sequence ATGAACGTAGGACTGGAACATTATCTGGTGGTGAGCGCGCTGTTGTTCGCGCTGGGGCTGCTCGGCGTGATCACGCGCCGCAATCTGCTCGTGATGTACATGTCGCTGGAGTTGATGCTCAATGCGGCGAATCTGGCGTTGGTTTCCTTTTCCCGGTTCAACGACAATCTCGACGGGCAGATGGTGGTGTTTTTTGTAATCACCGTTGCCGCGGCCGAAGTGGCGGTGGGGTTGGCCCTGATTGTGGCGCTCTATCGCAAGCGCCGCTCCGCGCATGTGGAGGATTTGACGAGCCTGAGAAATTAA
- the nuoL gene encoding NADH-quinone oxidoreductase subunit L: MDQLPWIILFLPLVATGLITLFTQRNRAVSATLSIGAICASFVLTLTLIKLGGWETREVAVNWLAIGDFNVSFGLKLDALSLMMLLIVTGVGSIIHIFSYGYMRDDPGFSRFFACMSLFTFSMLGIVLATDFLQLFIAWELVGLSSYLLIGFWFEKPSAADAAKKAFITNRLGDFGFILGILTFWALAGSLGFDAIKAWMEKGIDPGTKDILVVHLGLGFAGLLIFCGAVGKSAQFPLHVWLPDAMEGPTPVSALIHAATMVAAGVYMLCRVFFIFTPDALTVIAWIGGFTALLAALIAVQQNDIKRILAYSTLSQLGYMVMAVGLGGPTSAMFHLTTHAFFKALLFLGAGSVIIALHHEQDIWKMGGLRKKMPVTFWTFLVATLALCGVPPFSGFYSKDAILAQAWQSASEHPFSGYALFGIGTLVAVLTTFYMFRLLYVAFLGEAKVPEAEHAHESPGVMIWPLRILGVASIVGGLIGISQLFDSQFDNVAAGEADSTGWFTQIIAPFLHAPVAAFSGLIAVAIGFLAARALYAQAQSDPLPAKLGALSRAMANRFYFDEIYEATVIRLHDTIAAIAAWMDRWIVEGFCIGFVRGGTDLAGRALTQFQTGNLRTYAFLFAVGVAVVLWFVLGK; the protein is encoded by the coding sequence TTGGACCAGTTACCTTGGATAATCCTGTTCCTGCCGCTGGTGGCGACCGGATTGATTACGTTGTTTACGCAACGCAACCGGGCCGTCAGCGCCACGCTGTCCATCGGCGCCATTTGCGCGAGTTTCGTCCTCACGCTCACGCTCATTAAGTTAGGCGGTTGGGAAACGCGCGAGGTCGCCGTCAATTGGCTGGCCATCGGCGACTTCAACGTGAGCTTCGGTCTCAAGCTCGACGCGCTGAGTTTGATGATGCTGCTCATCGTCACCGGCGTGGGCAGCATCATTCATATCTTCTCGTACGGCTACATGCGGGACGATCCCGGTTTCTCGCGTTTCTTCGCGTGCATGAGCCTGTTCACGTTCTCGATGCTCGGCATCGTGCTCGCCACCGATTTCCTGCAATTGTTCATCGCCTGGGAACTGGTCGGCCTGTCGAGCTACCTGCTCATCGGATTTTGGTTTGAAAAGCCCAGCGCCGCCGATGCCGCGAAAAAAGCGTTCATCACAAACCGACTGGGCGACTTTGGGTTCATCTTGGGAATCTTAACTTTCTGGGCGCTGGCAGGCTCGCTTGGATTCGACGCTATTAAAGCTTGGATGGAAAAAGGAATCGATCCCGGCACGAAAGACATATTGGTCGTTCATTTAGGGTTGGGCTTCGCCGGCCTTCTGATCTTCTGCGGCGCGGTTGGCAAGTCCGCGCAATTCCCGCTGCACGTCTGGTTGCCCGACGCGATGGAAGGTCCAACGCCCGTCAGCGCGCTCATCCACGCTGCCACGATGGTTGCCGCTGGCGTTTACATGCTCTGTCGCGTGTTTTTCATCTTCACGCCGGATGCCCTCACCGTCATTGCCTGGATCGGCGGATTTACCGCATTGCTCGCCGCGCTGATTGCCGTGCAGCAAAACGACATCAAACGCATCCTCGCCTACTCGACGCTCTCACAACTCGGCTACATGGTGATGGCGGTGGGTTTGGGCGGACCGACCTCGGCAATGTTTCATCTCACCACGCACGCGTTTTTCAAAGCCCTGCTGTTCCTCGGCGCGGGTTCAGTGATCATCGCGCTGCATCACGAACAGGACATTTGGAAGATGGGCGGACTGCGCAAGAAAATGCCGGTGACGTTCTGGACGTTTCTGGTGGCCACCCTGGCGCTCTGCGGCGTGCCGCCGTTCAGCGGCTTTTACTCCAAAGACGCCATCCTCGCTCAGGCCTGGCAGAGTGCATCGGAGCATCCGTTTAGTGGTTACGCGCTGTTTGGCATCGGCACTCTCGTCGCGGTGCTGACCACGTTCTACATGTTCCGCCTGCTCTACGTGGCGTTCCTTGGCGAAGCCAAAGTGCCCGAGGCTGAACATGCGCATGAATCGCCCGGGGTAATGATCTGGCCGCTGCGCATTTTGGGGGTTGCGAGCATCGTCGGTGGCTTGATTGGCATCAGCCAATTATTCGATTCGCAATTTGACAATGTTGCGGCCGGTGAGGCCGATTCCACGGGTTGGTTCACGCAAATCATCGCGCCATTTTTACATGCGCCGGTGGCGGCGTTCAGTGGTTTGATTGCCGTGGCCATTGGTTTTCTTGCCGCCCGCGCGCTTTACGCCCAAGCCCAGAGCGATCCGCTGCCCGCCAAGCTCGGCGCGCTGTCCCGGGCGATGGCGAACCGCTTTTACTTCGACGAAATTTATGAAGCCACGGTCATCCGGCTGCACGATACGATTGCGGCAATTGCCGCTTGGATGGACCGCTGGATTGTTGAGGGCTTTTGCATTGGCTTTGTGCGCGGCGGAACGGATTTGGCCGGCCGCGCCTTGACCCAGTTCCAAACCGGCAATCTCCGGACCTACGCCTTCCTGTTCGCGGTTGGGGTGGCGGTGGTGCTGTGGTTCGTGCTTGGGAAGTAA
- a CDS encoding NYN domain-containing protein has protein sequence MPAEPAIKRAMVFVDGQNLFYAAKQVFGYTYPNYDIALLSAKVCQQQNWQLTQTRFYTGIPNSDDDATWSHFWKAKLAQMGRQGVHVFSRPLRYRLHTIRLPDGRPYSVPVAQEKGVDVRLAIDVVGLAYRNQFDVAIIFSQDQDLSEVADEIRVIAKEQNRWLKIASAFPISPVPHNARGINGTDWITIDRMTYDACLDTRDYRLKRRSKS, from the coding sequence ATGCCTGCTGAACCAGCCATTAAGCGCGCAATGGTTTTTGTGGATGGCCAGAACTTGTTCTACGCCGCCAAGCAGGTTTTTGGTTACACGTATCCGAATTACGACATTGCTCTGCTGTCGGCAAAAGTCTGTCAGCAGCAGAATTGGCAATTGACGCAAACGCGGTTCTACACCGGTATCCCAAATTCCGACGACGACGCGACGTGGAGTCATTTTTGGAAGGCAAAGCTGGCGCAAATGGGACGGCAGGGCGTCCACGTTTTCTCACGTCCGTTGCGATATCGCTTGCACACAATCCGCCTACCAGATGGCCGCCCGTATTCTGTCCCGGTGGCTCAAGAAAAAGGCGTGGATGTCCGACTGGCGATTGATGTGGTTGGTCTGGCGTACCGGAATCAATTCGATGTGGCGATCATTTTCAGTCAGGACCAAGACTTGTCGGAGGTCGCCGATGAAATCCGTGTGATTGCCAAGGAACAGAACCGTTGGTTGAAAATCGCGTCGGCCTTTCCTATAAGTCCCGTCCCGCACAACGCGCGGGGTATCAATGGGACGGATTGGATCACCATTGATCGGATGACTTATGATGCCTGCCTGGATACGCGAGACTATCGCCTGAAACGGAGATCCAAAAGCTGA
- a CDS encoding NADH-quinone oxidoreductase subunit M, whose translation MTTLTLIFALPLLAAVVLALVPRNLSVIMRGVTIGVTFITMLLALVMFWQFNDAVPDANGYRFVSTIPGLGAEALGIACRLGVDGLNVGLVLMGAIVAFAAACCAFEIKSREKEFYILLLVMTGGILGAFMSLDLFFFYFCHELALVPTFIMIGVWGRGERKNYATFQITLYLSFGALLALIGLIALYLQMPADGRTFDIPTLTQYFAEHTMALNAQNFIFPLLLFGFGILVSLWPFHSWAALGYSSAPSATAMLHAGVLKKFGLYGLIRVALPMMPEATRGWMTILAWLCLGNILYVGWVAIRQKDLNLLYGNSSVAHMGFVFLGIASLNLIGVTGAVVIMVAHGFLAALTFGLSGFIYHHTGTLVMSELGGLARKMRFIGVAFVMAAMAGCGLPGFLNFWGEITVFFGAWAEPALRVVVVLAIWGALIIGAVYMLRAVRTVMHGPLDETRAYAPNVADATLWRKLPYALLIASLLVFGFFPRLLTEKIKPVTEQIVSMATAIRTGTDSAPAIIAGNPIQPTAQLQSTGDK comes from the coding sequence ATGACGACCTTGACCTTAATCTTTGCTCTACCGCTGCTCGCCGCCGTCGTGCTGGCGCTGGTCCCGCGCAATCTGTCCGTCATCATGCGCGGCGTCACCATCGGGGTGACGTTTATCACGATGCTGCTGGCCCTTGTGATGTTCTGGCAGTTTAACGACGCCGTACCGGATGCGAATGGCTATCGGTTTGTCAGCACCATTCCGGGATTGGGAGCGGAAGCGTTGGGCATCGCCTGTCGGCTGGGTGTGGACGGTTTGAACGTCGGCCTGGTGTTAATGGGCGCGATTGTGGCGTTCGCTGCGGCGTGTTGTGCGTTCGAGATCAAATCGCGCGAAAAGGAATTTTACATCCTGCTGCTCGTAATGACCGGCGGCATTCTCGGCGCGTTCATGTCGCTGGACCTGTTCTTTTTCTACTTCTGTCATGAACTGGCGTTGGTGCCCACATTCATCATGATTGGCGTCTGGGGCCGTGGCGAACGGAAGAACTACGCGACGTTTCAGATTACGCTTTATTTGAGTTTCGGCGCGTTGCTGGCGTTGATTGGGCTCATTGCGTTATATCTGCAAATGCCGGCGGACGGGCGCACCTTCGATATTCCCACGCTCACCCAGTATTTCGCTGAGCATACGATGGCGTTGAACGCGCAGAACTTCATCTTTCCGCTGTTGCTGTTCGGCTTCGGCATTCTGGTGTCACTGTGGCCGTTTCATTCGTGGGCGGCGCTGGGTTACAGTTCGGCTCCGAGCGCCACGGCCATGTTACATGCGGGAGTCTTGAAGAAATTCGGCCTCTACGGTTTGATCCGCGTGGCGTTACCGATGATGCCGGAGGCGACGCGCGGTTGGATGACCATCCTCGCGTGGTTGTGTTTGGGCAACATTCTCTACGTCGGTTGGGTGGCCATTCGGCAGAAGGATTTGAACCTGCTCTATGGCAACTCCAGCGTGGCGCACATGGGTTTCGTGTTCCTGGGGATTGCGAGTTTGAATCTCATCGGAGTAACGGGCGCGGTGGTGATCATGGTGGCGCACGGTTTCCTGGCGGCGTTGACGTTTGGTTTGAGCGGTTTCATTTACCATCACACCGGCACCCTGGTGATGAGTGAACTGGGCGGACTGGCGCGCAAGATGCGCTTCATCGGCGTTGCGTTCGTCATGGCGGCAATGGCGGGCTGCGGCTTGCCGGGCTTTCTAAATTTCTGGGGTGAAATCACGGTGTTCTTCGGTGCCTGGGCGGAGCCGGCGTTGCGGGTGGTGGTCGTGCTGGCGATTTGGGGAGCGTTGATCATCGGCGCAGTTTACATGTTGCGCGCCGTGCGAACGGTCATGCACGGTCCGCTGGACGAAACTCGCGCTTATGCGCCCAACGTGGCCGACGCCACCCTCTGGCGCAAGCTGCCCTACGCATTGCTAATTGCCAGTCTCTTGGTGTTCGGCTTTTTTCCGCGTTTGCTGACGGAAAAAATCAAACCGGTGACGGAGCAGATTGTCAGCATGGCGACGGCGATTCGCACCGGCACTGATTCCGCTCCGGCGATCATTGCCGGGAATCCGATCCAGCCAACCGCGCAACTTCAATCTACCGGGGACAAATGA